A genomic stretch from Erwinia sp. E_sp_B01_1 includes:
- a CDS encoding sugar phosphate isomerase/epimerase family protein, whose translation MFPAVTAEQRQTRLNDNFRAVDEALELGAACLVLVVGGLPAGSKDLNGTRQQVRDGLSALLEYSRPLGMPLAIEPLHPMYAADRACVNTLKQANDLCDELGDEGLGIAVDLYHTWWDADFHREIARAGLKRLLAFHICDWLNPTQDMLEDRGMMGDGVIDIRGFRQAVEAQGYTGFHEVEIFSRLNWWTKDPDQVLLTCKARHLEHG comes from the coding sequence ATGTTCCCGGCCGTTACCGCTGAGCAACGGCAGACCAGACTGAACGATAACTTCCGGGCCGTAGACGAGGCTCTGGAATTAGGCGCGGCCTGCCTGGTATTGGTTGTGGGCGGATTACCGGCGGGGTCAAAAGACCTTAACGGCACGCGCCAGCAGGTACGGGACGGCTTAAGTGCCCTGCTGGAATATTCCCGCCCGCTGGGGATGCCACTGGCCATTGAACCGCTTCACCCGATGTATGCCGCCGACCGCGCCTGCGTAAATACGCTGAAACAGGCCAACGATCTTTGTGACGAACTGGGTGATGAGGGGCTGGGGATCGCTGTCGACCTTTATCACACCTGGTGGGATGCCGATTTTCACCGTGAAATTGCCCGTGCGGGCCTGAAGCGCCTGCTGGCCTTTCATATCTGCGACTGGCTCAACCCCACGCAGGATATGCTGGAAGATCGCGGCATGATGGGCGACGGCGTAATAGATATCCGCGGTTTTCGTCAGGCCGTGGAAGCCCAGGGCTACACCGGTTTTCATGAAGTTGAAATTTTCTCCCGCCTTAACTGGTGGACTAAAGACCCCGATCAGGTGCTGCTGACCTGCAAAGCACGCCACCTTGAGCACGGTTAA
- a CDS encoding Gfo/Idh/MocA family oxidoreductase, protein MAQIPVGIIMHGVTGRMGKNQHLIRSIVQIRQQGGVQLANGDRLMPDPILIGRNAEKIAALAEEFGITRWGTSIDEALDNPHDIIFFDAATTQARPALLKKAISKGKHVYSEKPVAMGLDEALDLYHFAREKGICHGVVQDKLWLPGLQKLRLLNESGFFGKVLSVRGEFGYWVFEGNLQPTQRPSWNYRSEDGGGIILDMICHWRYVIDNLFGDIKSLSCIGATHIPARWDEEHKPYQATADDAVYATFELHNGAIVQINSSWCVRVRRDDLVTFQVDGINGSAVAGLTDCFTQASVNTPKPVWNPDVRQTHNFFEDWAEVPDTQHYDNAFKVQWELFLRHVWGEGDYRWGLLEGAKGLQLVDLALKSWKERRWIDVPSLER, encoded by the coding sequence ATGGCTCAGATTCCAGTTGGCATTATCATGCATGGCGTTACCGGACGAATGGGGAAAAACCAGCATCTGATTCGATCGATTGTGCAAATCCGGCAACAGGGCGGCGTGCAACTGGCCAACGGTGACCGCCTGATGCCCGACCCCATTCTCATTGGTCGTAACGCAGAGAAAATCGCCGCGCTGGCGGAAGAATTTGGCATCACCCGCTGGGGGACCAGCATTGATGAAGCGCTGGATAATCCTCATGACATCATCTTTTTCGATGCCGCCACTACCCAGGCACGCCCTGCTCTGTTGAAAAAAGCCATCAGCAAAGGCAAGCACGTTTACAGCGAAAAGCCGGTGGCGATGGGGCTGGATGAGGCGTTGGATCTCTACCATTTTGCCCGTGAAAAAGGCATCTGCCACGGCGTGGTTCAGGACAAACTTTGGCTGCCGGGTTTGCAGAAGCTCAGGCTGCTTAATGAATCCGGCTTTTTTGGCAAAGTGCTCTCTGTGCGGGGTGAGTTCGGTTACTGGGTGTTTGAGGGTAATCTTCAGCCAACTCAGCGCCCTTCCTGGAACTACCGCAGTGAGGATGGCGGCGGCATCATTCTGGATATGATTTGTCACTGGCGCTATGTGATCGACAATTTGTTCGGGGATATCAAAAGCCTCAGCTGTATTGGCGCCACCCATATCCCTGCGCGCTGGGATGAAGAACATAAACCTTATCAGGCCACTGCCGACGATGCCGTTTATGCCACTTTCGAACTGCACAACGGAGCCATAGTGCAGATCAACAGCTCATGGTGCGTGCGGGTCCGGCGTGACGATCTGGTGACTTTCCAGGTGGATGGCATCAACGGCTCTGCGGTCGCCGGGCTGACAGACTGCTTCACCCAGGCCAGCGTAAACACCCCCAAACCCGTCTGGAACCCGGACGTGCGCCAGACCCATAACTTTTTCGAAGACTGGGCGGAAGTGCCAGACACGCAGCACTATGACAACGCTTTTAAAGTGCAGTGGGAACTCTTCCTGCGCCATGTCTGGGGCGAAGGCGACTACCGCTGGGGCCTGCTGGAAGGGGCGAAAGGATTGCAACTGGTCGATCTGGCATTAAAAAGCTGGAAAGAGCGTCGCTGGATTGATGTGCCATCGCTGGAACGCTAA
- a CDS encoding TetR/AcrR family transcriptional regulator codes for MATRRVKDKNESADKQVRILEAARAEFAEKGFDGARVDSIALRAEANKQLIYYYFTNKDVLFTRVLEDAYRDIREHEAALSLDAIPASEAILKLVEFTWHYYLKNPEFIRLLNSENQLKARHLKGSEVTVQINQSWIGITQALLERGRQEGNVRADIDVMQLNINISALGFFYLINQSTLSILYQKDLGEKAALDERLRVMKECIAAWIKP; via the coding sequence TTGGCTACCAGGCGTGTTAAGGATAAAAACGAGTCGGCAGATAAGCAGGTGCGCATTCTTGAGGCGGCGCGTGCTGAGTTTGCTGAGAAGGGGTTTGATGGCGCAAGAGTGGACAGCATCGCCCTGCGTGCTGAGGCTAATAAGCAGCTCATCTACTATTACTTCACCAATAAAGACGTTCTGTTTACCCGCGTGCTGGAAGATGCCTACCGTGATATCCGCGAGCATGAAGCGGCCCTGTCTCTGGACGCTATTCCGGCCAGCGAAGCGATCCTGAAACTGGTTGAATTCACCTGGCACTACTATCTGAAAAATCCTGAATTTATCCGGCTTCTTAACAGCGAAAATCAGCTCAAGGCCCGTCATCTCAAAGGTTCTGAGGTTACGGTGCAGATTAACCAGAGCTGGATCGGCATTACTCAGGCACTGCTGGAGCGAGGCCGGCAGGAGGGGAATGTCCGCGCAGATATCGATGTGATGCAACTGAATATCAATATCTCTGCATTAGGTTTCTTTTATCTGATTAACCAGTCGACCCTGTCGATTCTCTACCAGAAAGACCTCGGCGAAAAAGCCGCGCTGGACGAACGTTTACGGGTGATGAAAGAGTGTATCGCCGCCTGGATTAAGCCCTGA
- a CDS encoding DUF2778 domain-containing protein, giving the protein MALQGKMVLNGADYAPFELYGVGVFMAFSGNGVYRNKGACGAIKGDGPLPPGKYWIVERGSGGFFSKRKAEIQDTWNKVRYGAEFSRDEWFALYKDDWGIDDGTWIKGIYRGLFRLHPGVLSEGCITIAHNTDFARIRNALLNTSPMPVPCMRSLMALGWIEVVASGSNTCP; this is encoded by the coding sequence ATGGCGTTACAAGGAAAAATGGTTCTGAATGGTGCTGATTACGCTCCTTTTGAACTTTATGGCGTAGGCGTCTTTATGGCTTTTTCTGGTAATGGTGTTTACAGGAATAAAGGTGCCTGCGGTGCTATCAAAGGCGATGGTCCACTCCCTCCTGGTAAATATTGGATTGTTGAGCGTGGATCTGGTGGTTTTTTCTCAAAGCGAAAAGCTGAAATTCAGGACACATGGAATAAAGTGCGTTATGGGGCTGAATTTAGCCGCGATGAATGGTTTGCTCTATATAAAGATGATTGGGGCATTGACGACGGCACATGGATAAAGGGTATTTATCGTGGGTTATTCAGACTTCATCCAGGCGTACTGTCAGAAGGGTGTATAACGATTGCTCATAATACGGACTTTGCGCGAATCCGTAATGCTTTACTTAACACATCCCCGATGCCAGTTCCCTGCATGCGTTCCCTTATGGCTCTGGGCTGGATTGAGGTCGTTGCCAGTGGCTCGAACACTTGCCCGTAG
- the tssD gene encoding type VI secretion system tube protein TssD, with protein sequence MPIPPYMWLKDDGGADIKGSVDIQDREGSIEIIGLSHGINLPVDNANGKITGTRQHSSMMIEKEVDSSTPYLYKAATTGQTLESAEIRFYHINDAGQEVCYYNVLLESVKVTSVNCGVPNVKLAGNDKMNHVESISLQYEKITWRIVDGNIQHSDAWNERPTA encoded by the coding sequence ATGCCAATCCCTCCATATATGTGGCTAAAAGACGATGGCGGTGCAGACATTAAGGGTTCTGTAGATATTCAGGATCGTGAAGGAAGCATTGAGATTATTGGCCTGAGTCATGGAATTAACCTGCCGGTTGATAATGCCAATGGGAAGATAACCGGCACCCGACAGCACTCTTCCATGATGATAGAGAAGGAAGTCGATAGCTCTACACCTTACCTCTATAAAGCTGCTACAACTGGGCAGACGCTTGAAAGCGCTGAAATTCGATTCTACCATATCAATGATGCCGGGCAGGAAGTTTGCTATTACAACGTGTTGTTGGAAAGCGTAAAGGTTACAAGCGTTAATTGTGGTGTACCGAATGTGAAATTAGCGGGCAACGATAAGATGAACCACGTCGAGAGTATCAGCTTACAGTATGAAAAAATCACATGGCGCATTGTAGATGGAAATATCCAGCATTCAGATGCATGGAACGAACGCCCTACCGCTTAA
- the uxuA gene encoding mannonate dehydratase encodes MQMTMRWFGPEEDKIPLEHFRQVPGVEGVVGALYDVPVGEVWPKDKIQKLVGQAQAAGLTMEVIESVNIHDAIKIGNESRDRYIANYQQTIRHLAEAGVKVICYNFMPVFDWMKTDMNYVLPDGSLTMAFEKKGIDKSLDEVVKEVLENSNGFALPGWEPERLAKVQDLFAQYKDVDDNKLRENLAYFLKAVIPVCEEVGVKMAIHPDDPPYSIFGLPRVVKNRDDLDWICNAVDSEANGITLCTGSIAEDPENDVYAILAEFSRRNRIHFAHVRNIKIIKDKDFYESAHPTQYGSLNMYKVIKSLHDNGFDGYIRPDHGRFIWGETGRPGYGLYDRALGVTYLMGLWEAVSNQ; translated from the coding sequence ATGCAAATGACAATGCGTTGGTTTGGGCCAGAAGAGGACAAAATTCCACTGGAGCACTTTCGTCAGGTTCCCGGTGTGGAGGGGGTGGTAGGGGCCCTTTATGATGTGCCGGTCGGTGAAGTCTGGCCAAAAGATAAAATTCAAAAACTGGTGGGTCAGGCTCAGGCGGCCGGGCTGACCATGGAAGTGATTGAGAGCGTCAATATTCATGACGCGATCAAAATTGGCAACGAGAGCCGCGATCGCTATATCGCCAACTATCAGCAGACCATTCGTCACCTCGCCGAAGCGGGTGTTAAGGTGATTTGTTATAACTTCATGCCGGTATTTGACTGGATGAAGACGGACATGAATTATGTCCTTCCGGACGGCTCCCTGACCATGGCGTTTGAGAAGAAGGGGATCGACAAAAGCCTTGATGAAGTTGTTAAAGAAGTTCTGGAAAACTCAAACGGCTTTGCCCTGCCCGGCTGGGAGCCAGAGCGCCTGGCGAAAGTGCAGGATCTGTTTGCACAATATAAAGACGTGGATGACAACAAACTGCGTGAAAACCTGGCTTACTTCCTGAAAGCGGTGATCCCGGTCTGTGAAGAAGTCGGCGTTAAAATGGCTATCCATCCCGATGATCCACCTTATTCTATTTTCGGCTTGCCGCGCGTGGTAAAAAACCGCGACGACCTGGACTGGATCTGTAATGCAGTGGATTCAGAAGCCAACGGTATTACTTTGTGCACCGGCTCGATTGCAGAAGATCCGGAAAATGATGTTTACGCTATTCTGGCTGAATTCTCGCGCCGCAACCGCATTCATTTCGCCCATGTGCGAAATATCAAAATTATTAAAGACAAAGATTTTTACGAGTCAGCGCATCCAACACAATATGGCTCGCTGAATATGTATAAAGTGATCAAATCCCTGCATGATAACGGCTTCGATGGCTATATCCGTCCCGATCATGGCCGCTTCATCTGGGGCGAGACTGGCCGTCCCGGCTATGGTCTGTATGACCGCGCCTTAGGCGTAACCTATCTTATGGGTTTGTGGGAAGCCGTCAGTAATCAGTAA
- a CDS encoding IclR family transcriptional regulator — protein MGNEGVIAVEKALSLLDCFKPGEESLSLTTLSQLSGYHKTTVYRLMNSLERMGYVVRHENAAYTLGPRLLYLGKLYEQSFHLASIVQPELHALATATGESASWYVIDNGQRLCLFRAESSEGLRHTRLPGTYFPLDNSAIGQVLRHWGTDEQLFDRSPPLPLFSSGARDPHIAAFALPVFGNDEKLVAALALTGPSSRLTPERSNEEITAQMLKAASKLSLQLGASKAFCDRFYSEHFA, from the coding sequence ATGGGAAACGAGGGCGTAATAGCCGTTGAGAAGGCGCTGTCTTTACTGGACTGTTTTAAACCTGGGGAAGAGAGCCTGTCGCTGACTACGTTATCTCAGCTCTCTGGCTATCATAAGACCACGGTTTACCGGCTGATGAATTCACTGGAGAGAATGGGCTACGTGGTACGCCATGAAAACGCAGCCTATACGCTGGGGCCACGCCTGCTCTATCTGGGCAAGCTTTATGAACAATCTTTCCATCTGGCAAGCATCGTTCAACCCGAGTTGCATGCCCTTGCCACAGCCACAGGTGAAAGTGCCAGCTGGTATGTGATTGATAATGGCCAGCGCCTGTGCCTGTTCCGCGCAGAGTCATCTGAAGGACTGCGTCACACGCGTTTGCCCGGAACCTATTTCCCTCTTGATAACTCTGCCATTGGCCAGGTTCTGAGGCACTGGGGAACGGATGAACAACTTTTCGATCGCAGTCCCCCTCTTCCTCTGTTCAGTTCTGGTGCCCGCGATCCGCACATTGCTGCCTTTGCCTTACCGGTTTTTGGCAATGATGAGAAACTGGTGGCGGCCCTGGCGCTGACGGGTCCCTCATCCCGACTGACTCCTGAGCGCAGTAATGAGGAGATCACCGCTCAGATGTTAAAGGCAGCCAGCAAACTTTCGCTGCAACTTGGTGCCAGTAAGGCGTTCTGCGATCGGTTTTATTCTGAACATTTTGCCTGA
- a CDS encoding RraA family protein, with product MSAQEKPFINRTVSRVPAEHIRQASLFQAAILADVAGRRGTLHGRIKPVSPEMKVAGPAITVEVRPGDNLAIHAALAIAQPGDVIVVDGKGDLSCALIGEIMTTQAQASGIAGIIIDGAVRDADALIANKFPVFSAGLNPCGPTKAIPGRVNSPLSVAGASVEPGDLVVADCDGVVIIPRDEVAAVLELAQKKLDSETRRIAAIKEGNLRPGWLEEALRNAGMLKSGETL from the coding sequence ATGTCAGCTCAGGAAAAACCGTTTATCAATCGTACTGTGTCCCGCGTGCCGGCAGAGCATATTCGTCAGGCGTCACTGTTTCAGGCTGCCATTCTTGCCGATGTCGCGGGAAGAAGAGGCACCTTACATGGCCGTATTAAACCCGTTTCCCCTGAGATGAAGGTGGCTGGTCCTGCGATCACGGTGGAAGTGCGTCCCGGTGATAATCTGGCGATCCATGCCGCTCTGGCTATTGCTCAGCCTGGCGACGTGATTGTGGTGGATGGCAAAGGCGACCTGAGCTGCGCGTTGATTGGTGAAATCATGACAACTCAGGCACAGGCATCTGGGATAGCAGGCATCATTATTGATGGTGCGGTAAGGGATGCAGACGCCCTGATTGCCAATAAGTTTCCGGTCTTTTCGGCAGGCCTGAATCCTTGTGGCCCCACTAAAGCCATACCTGGCCGGGTTAATTCCCCCCTCTCTGTTGCAGGCGCTTCGGTAGAACCAGGCGATCTGGTGGTTGCTGACTGCGATGGCGTGGTGATCATTCCCCGTGATGAGGTGGCTGCTGTCCTTGAGCTGGCGCAGAAAAAACTTGATAGCGAAACTCGCCGGATAGCAGCTATTAAAGAGGGGAATCTTCGTCCCGGATGGCTTGAAGAGGCTTTACGCAACGCGGGTATGCTGAAATCAGGAGAAACTCTGTGA
- a CDS encoding hydroxyacid dehydrogenase: protein MVEQRYILVTGSDLAEEAVELLQGYQLIFAGKQPGEADLIQLCKKYDPIAIIVRYGKISAQIMDAAPSLRVISKHGSGTDVIDQQAAAARNIGVKSAPGANAAAVAEHTWAMILACAKSVIPLDRRLREGHWDKSRHKSLELEGRTLGLIGLGAIGTRVATIGRAMGMNVIAYDPWAKSFPAECGVAEQLSDLLTQSDVVSLHCPLTNQNRKMIDDSLLAHFKKGAILINTARGGLIDDEALVRALNNGTLSWAALDSFSQEPLEAPHLWQSVDNVILSPHIAGVSDNSYVKMGTVAASNVVQTLEASDTVNAG, encoded by the coding sequence ATGGTTGAGCAACGTTATATTCTGGTAACGGGCAGCGATTTAGCTGAAGAAGCCGTTGAGCTATTACAGGGCTATCAGTTGATTTTCGCCGGGAAACAGCCCGGTGAAGCTGACCTGATCCAACTATGCAAAAAATACGATCCTATAGCGATCATTGTACGATACGGCAAAATCAGCGCGCAAATCATGGATGCCGCTCCGTCACTTCGTGTGATCTCTAAGCATGGCAGTGGAACAGATGTCATAGATCAGCAAGCCGCAGCAGCACGTAATATCGGTGTTAAATCGGCTCCGGGTGCTAACGCAGCGGCCGTTGCTGAGCATACCTGGGCGATGATTCTGGCCTGTGCAAAATCCGTTATCCCTCTGGACAGGCGTTTACGTGAGGGACACTGGGATAAGTCCAGACACAAATCACTGGAGCTGGAAGGACGAACGCTTGGACTGATAGGATTGGGAGCAATTGGCACCCGTGTGGCCACTATTGGCCGCGCCATGGGGATGAATGTCATCGCTTATGATCCCTGGGCGAAAAGCTTCCCGGCAGAATGTGGCGTGGCAGAGCAGCTAAGCGATCTGCTTACTCAGTCTGATGTTGTCTCGCTTCACTGCCCCCTGACAAATCAAAACAGGAAAATGATCGATGATTCGCTGCTGGCCCACTTCAAAAAGGGGGCCATTCTGATCAACACGGCGCGCGGAGGACTTATCGATGACGAGGCTCTGGTCCGGGCGCTGAACAATGGCACGCTTAGCTGGGCAGCTCTGGACAGTTTCAGTCAGGAGCCTCTTGAAGCGCCACATCTCTGGCAGTCAGTAGATAACGTGATCCTCTCACCCCATATTGCCGGGGTAAGCGATAACTCTTATGTGAAAATGGGCACGGTTGCCGCCAGCAATGTTGTTCAAACGCTGGAAGCCAGTGACACCGTAAACGCTGGATGA
- a CDS encoding MFS transporter, with translation MSEKFHDSSSGTDIEQETVKRVTWRILPFLIVCYLIAIIDRGNIGMASLQMNEDLGLSKAVFGFASSLFFIGYFIFEVPSNLAMQKVGAKIWISRIMVSWGIVSVCTAFVESAQMLYVLRFLLGAAEAGFFPGVILYLTYWIPGKYRARVIATFMVAIPAANFIGSPISGAILSMDGWFGLRGWHWLFILEGIPAVILGIAAFFVLSNRPENATWLTKPQREWLSNKIAEENASRKAIGHISLWQLLRHKHIWVMALIYAGASAAGSTLSVWSPQLLKSFGLDNFTTGLVNAIPYGLASVLMIVWGRSSDRTGERRWHTALTLFLISAGLLSAFVLQSLAGSVIILSMILVGAYSMKGPFWALASGWLSSSTAAAGLAAIGAMANLIGGGLMVNVYGMINERTGSHALAMLPLAVLCLAGGISVLVMGRKKAVNMEIKKSVTSTGK, from the coding sequence ATGTCTGAAAAATTTCATGACAGCTCATCGGGCACTGATATAGAGCAGGAGACGGTAAAACGGGTTACCTGGCGGATCTTGCCTTTCCTTATCGTCTGCTATCTGATTGCCATCATCGATCGTGGCAATATCGGCATGGCTTCGTTACAGATGAACGAAGATCTGGGCCTCTCTAAAGCGGTGTTTGGATTTGCCAGTAGCTTATTCTTTATCGGCTATTTCATTTTTGAAGTCCCCAGTAATCTCGCCATGCAAAAAGTGGGCGCTAAAATCTGGATCTCACGCATCATGGTCAGCTGGGGCATTGTTTCAGTCTGCACCGCTTTTGTTGAAAGCGCCCAGATGCTCTATGTCCTGCGTTTTTTACTGGGTGCCGCCGAGGCAGGATTTTTCCCCGGCGTCATTCTCTATCTGACTTACTGGATCCCAGGTAAATACCGCGCACGCGTCATCGCTACTTTTATGGTTGCGATTCCAGCCGCTAACTTTATTGGCTCCCCCATTTCTGGCGCCATTCTTTCGATGGACGGCTGGTTTGGTTTACGTGGCTGGCACTGGTTATTTATCCTTGAAGGCATCCCTGCTGTTATCCTGGGCATTGCCGCCTTCTTCGTGCTCAGCAATCGTCCTGAAAACGCCACATGGCTGACTAAGCCGCAAAGAGAGTGGTTAAGTAACAAAATCGCTGAAGAAAACGCTTCACGTAAAGCTATTGGTCATATCTCACTGTGGCAGTTATTACGCCACAAACATATCTGGGTGATGGCACTGATCTACGCTGGCGCTTCTGCCGCAGGCTCCACGCTGAGCGTCTGGTCGCCACAGTTACTAAAATCCTTTGGTCTGGATAACTTTACTACCGGTCTTGTGAATGCCATTCCTTATGGTCTGGCTTCTGTGCTGATGATTGTCTGGGGACGCAGTTCAGATCGCACCGGCGAACGCCGCTGGCATACAGCACTGACCCTGTTCCTGATTTCGGCTGGCTTACTGTCTGCCTTCGTTCTGCAATCACTGGCTGGCAGCGTGATTATCCTGTCGATGATTCTGGTCGGAGCGTATTCAATGAAAGGCCCGTTCTGGGCACTGGCATCCGGCTGGCTTTCTTCCTCCACAGCGGCCGCAGGACTGGCCGCCATTGGTGCCATGGCTAACCTTATCGGAGGGGGATTGATGGTCAACGTTTACGGCATGATCAACGAACGTACTGGCAGCCATGCGCTGGCCATGCTCCCTCTCGCGGTGCTTTGTCTGGCAGGCGGCATTAGCGTACTGGTAATGGGAAGAAAAAAGGCCGTTAATATGGAGATCAAAAAGTCAGTTACCAGCACGGGCAAATAA